The segment CATTATGCATAGTATTTACCTTGGTGTCTGCAAAATCACTATGAGCACGATTGTGCCCTGACCTCCGCGGCTTGTTTGGCTCTACGTCACCGAGCGATGGCGTTACTCCCAGATACCAGGCGGTTGGCGAAGTTGGAGATATATCGGCATCCGTGCGACTCCGCTGCTCAGTAGAGATAACCGAAGGTAGCCCTGATTCAGATGTCCTTCTTGTAGCAGTTGGTATACCGTAGCCAGCTTCAAATGTACCTTGACCCAAAGTTGAAACCTCTCCAAATAACGGACGCTTCTCCGGCACCGCAGGTGGTGGTTGAGCTTGAGATGCTGGCGAAAGATTATTCATTGACTTCGAAGTTGAACTGGATTTGGTACTTGGTGTATTCCTCGTCCGCATGCTGCGGGCAGAACCCAAAGAAGCATTACTTGATTGTTGGTCCTCCGTCGCAAATCTCGGTCGTTGCATTGCCCTTGTACTGGATGAAGGCGATTTAACTCTGGTTGATCCCGGCTCCCTCATAGTATTACTTGCCCTTAATGTCGAACTCGTAGTTGTAGGTCCCGGGTTACTAGCCACGCGGGCAGAGTATGGATTCGATCGATCCCTCATATATCCGGAACTGATCCCAGCACTATCTTTTGTTCGTACCGAAGGTTTCCGTGGCATGGGAAGGGACTGATCATTGTTCTGATCAAAGCGCTTCAAGAGATCCTTCACACTTGGTTTTTGTGAGGGTTTTCCGTATCCATTGACTAGTGGTTTGGttgattgcttttgattGCTTTCAGCATGCGATAGATTCGAGCCGAAGGGTGGTCGCGTTGTGGTTCTTGAGGTAGAAGGGGTTTGTTTTGGCGGGCTGCTGGTATTACTTGATCGCATTGTGGAGGAAGCCGGTCTAACATCTGATGTTGTAGCAGCCATATCTAATAATTGATCCGGCGGGCCGTTTGTCTGTTGAAGCGGTTGATAATCTCTGTAGAAGTCATCTGGctcaccaccatcatcagaAGAGTTCATATAGCCATGCGTATTGGTAGTCTGTAACTGTAAATTCGAGGTCgtgagaagaggaagcttAGGAGGGTGAGGGGGGGCCGGGTCGAAGTCAAATCTCTGGGAAAAGTGAGGAGATTCGCAAGTGGTCGACGGAGGTATTTGCCGGTGTTGTAGAGTCAAATCCGACGAGTACtgggattgagattgggattgcGCTGGGGACTGAGCTTCTGACTGGGGAAACGACCTAGAATAAAAATTCTGGTCATCTTGAAATCCATCCTCCATTGTGCCTCAACATCTGTTGAAGCTCGTGCTCTAATTGTGAGCGATGGCAATGCTGTGACTGTTTACTGATGATCCATACAATTGTGGCAGAAGTTGAATGGCCCTTGGAATACTTGTAGCTGATTcgatggatttgatttgagcAACAAACCTTATCCTTGAGCTCTGGGCGCACGAGGGAGAAAATGGAATGTATGTGGCAGTAGGTTGGACGGAAGAATCATCGGACAAGAGTTGGGTATACTTTGAGTATAATGCGGGAGAGAAAGTTGGAGACGGTCAAAGGTAGCGTGGTTTTGGTTATGCAATTGGATGCAATTGCATGGAGTGCAATCAATTATTATGGGTTAGAGGGTTACCGGTAGTCGTTGGGGGTTAGAAAGCTTTAATGGTTTTTCTCCACAACGTCTGTGAAGTTGTTGCTTTTCGAGTTTTAAGAGGGTGAAGGGGTgaaagggagggagggagtgaGGGAGTGAGTGTGAGAGGGAGGAATTAAGTGTGAGTGGTTGTTGTGCAATAAAAGACGAAAAGGTTACTACCACCTAGCATCCCACCTAGCATGTGTGATGACTTTGAAGTGATCTACGAGGTAGGCAGTAAACAATTCTACCCGATAGTATGAAAAGGTGCAAAAGCACAATACTGGTCAAGTAATGTCATGTAGTGTAATAAAAGTGTAGTGTATTGCATTGTGTATGTCTTCAGCAAATGACAGTGACAAGGCAATCAATCGAAACCATCACACACATCAGCCATTGAGGCAGTTCTGGTCAACCATGGTCAACCAATACCGGGTTCGGAAGGATTTACTTCACAGTCCATTGAGTCAAGGAAAGCTTTTGGTACCGTTTCAACTCTCATGGCCATGGATCTATTCACTATGGTACCCGTCTGCTGCTGCCGTTTGTTTCGTGTTTCCCTTCCAGAGTTTCCTGGCACTATATATACCGGCTGCGATTGGCGGCTGCCGCTCGTGATACCTTCGACTTTTGGCCTGCActtccattctcattttACTGCATGTACAGCCATAAACTATATCGAGTGCTTGTGACAAATCAACAGTGTGAGTGAAGGTTTTGGATTGAATGCTTTGCCATCCATTCTGCCCAAACAGACACTAGACGAAGAAGCAAATGGCCTGCCTCCTTCAGCCACTCTATCTATATCGAATGGCCCACAGCATTAACTCCTCAGACCTGGACACCGACAGAAAAAGCAAAtgtcaatattgatattgactACAAGGCTCTGACTCGGGGACTGGGAGTTCACAGATCTATTGTGCTTCAAAGTTTGACAATCAGTCAAGCCTGACTCTAAAATAGCATCTGGCTGTCTAGGTAGGCAAGCAGACACCTCAAGAAAGAATCTGATTGTCAGAACCCTTGAAGGCTTGCTTCATATTGGATTTGACATCGCACAGTCTTACTTTTAAGCCAGCAGTAACCTTAGCCGAGTCTCATTCATGCATTCATacattcatcaatcatcgTCCCTTCTTCGAGAATCACCCAGGGCCTACCCACAGCCTTTTCGGTTGTGTATAAAACCCAGGCAGGAACCTCACTTTGATATTTCACTGGATgcccttctccttctccttctccttctccttctccttctcgtGTCCCTTGTTTTGTTGTGTGATGCTGGCTCGAGACTGTTCTCCCatcaacatcacatcacatcacatcaaagTCTTATCCGTTATCGATATCCTCAATTCTAGATTCAATGTCAACATTTGACCAATAAGTAGCTGAATCCCTCCCTAGTAGATATGTGTTAAAGGCCGTGCTTTCCGgactttcttttccttttctctgTTCCGACTTTGTCTTGCTCAATATAATTGAAACAACTCCTTACTTTTTCACAACCATCGATACCCCTTACTTCATCTgtctatttataaattgaaacTTCGATCATATGCTGTGTTCTCGTATTCGTTGTGAAAGGGAGGAATCCTTTCTTATTGactttccaaaatcaaagtcaCCCATACAATCTGATCTACGATACAGCCTCGCAACTTTGACAAGGCTGCATAAAACAAGCTGCATAGAACTAACAGTCTTCCAAGCTTGCTATATCGATCTTGCTTGAAGATCGACATCACGCCTATGGGTCATCATCTGGGTCATTATTGTCCATTGCAGATCGTCCAACGCTAAGACACTACTTGGTGTGCTTTGCCaaagatcaagaatcaacaaaagcaattgcTTAAACATGgctagaaagagaaagagaagtcATGCTGCCACAGGGACTGATACTGATAATCGCACTGGCCTTACAGATCTCAACAAACGTCAAAAGGCCTCTGGAGATACCCACAGAAAGGATCCTCCGGTAAAGCAAGCTTTGTTGGCCAAATACTACCCCAACGTCTTGTGTCTTCGTGATTATTTACTATCAAAGCTTCCAGTATCCTCCAAGGTTAGGAGAAAGAAGTTGTTGTCAGTGGGCCACAAGACTCCAACAAACATTGAAgatcaaggagaagatgatcaTGAcgagaaagatgaagatcaTTTATTAGGTGACTTTCTTGATAGCACGTTGATAGGTGTGTCATCGAATCATGATTTTTCCCAAGAAAACAGGTTGAAAGAGTGGGTTTCTTTCTCTCAGAAAGGAGACATTTCTGTATCGACCATTGCAAATTCCAGTGGTAATGATGTTTACTCTCAATCAGAGGTGGGtatttatcaataatctTCCTTCCGGAATGTTCTTGTCTCGGAATACTAACACCCCAAcagattgttgattttgttatTTGGTTACTATTTTCAAAgtccaaatcatcaaatggGAGACTGCAACACTTACTTTGTCAAGGATATCGTAAAGATATCAGTTCTCATTCTGTTAATAGGGATGAAGACTTCAGGACTTCTATTCCAGGAGTCAATTCAATGTATCCCAATAGTCATGTGACAGCTATGAAAGCATGGCCATGGCCCCATGTTCTTGCTTTGCTAGGGAAAGCTGGAGAACGTGTCATGTGTgatttgattcttgattgtGGTGTTTTTGTTCAGATAGAGAATGCACATGGTAGCTATTACCAACTCAGTGGTGGGTTTAAACAGTGTCTGGTTTGTTTAGTCTAGACTGACGACTACAAACAGGTCAGCCCTTGAGTGAACTGACACCCATTGCAATTGCAAAAATTCATGGAGTATTATCTGAGACAGACAACCCTTCCAGGAAAAGCCAGCAATTCGTTGTCTTGCATAATCCAGCGGAAATCAATTTTGTAAGAAATCGGATGCTTTACGCAAAAGCTGCTTTGAATGCAAAGGGTGAAGTTCAATTTGGTTTCAGGCACATCCGTAGGTTACCCTTGAGCTGGCAGCTTGGAttcaaattgattgattgttctgTGCAGACGTTTTGAACCGATTTCCATGTCAAGTCAATAATGGAAGTGGTACTATGTTTAGTCGTCGACGGCCTGAGGAAAATATCACCCAAATTCTAATGTACATATTCCCCATGCAATTCGGCCTTCACAATGTCTTTACTTCAGAAGTTGACAATCGAGAAACTGTTCAGCCATTTAAAGATTATACTTTacgtgaagaagaaattgattcCAAATATCCTGATGCAAAGGCCATCAAAATCCCTAAAAGACTTCGTGGAAAAGCCAGGGATCTGGTCAAAAAATTCCAAATTTTGCACTCCAGGTGCTCATACAATAGCTTGTTAGAATATTATTGCCCGGTCAGTCTCCGAATTGGAATTTTGCGGCTTCTATTAACATTTGCAGAATCGGAAGAATCAAGATGGCAGCGTAGAGGACATGAAGGAAAAGTGTTCTTCTAATTCGACGTCATTCGAGAGCCAGTCTTCTGGAAAAAGCCGCGCCTCCAATACATGTTCATCGAGTGCCCCCTCAATTCCAGCCCGAAAATCAACTTTGATGGACCATGCAAGTTCTGGTGCTGATGTATCTGCTTTCTGTCATGCCGTGCTTCGAAATATCGTACCACACGAATTTTGGGGCACGGGAGATGTGCAGGTACATAACGAAGGcatctttcaaaagaatatgGATAACTTTATTAGACTGAgaagatttgaagctttGTCACTTCACGAAGTCACTCAGGGATTCAAGGTGAATTTTCCGTCATGATCGGACTTCATTTTGTTAATATGCAACAGATTGCCGAGATTGAATGGTTGGAAGCACCAAATACCTCGAACCAAAAATTGTCACTAACTGATTTCAACAAACGTCGTGAAATATTCCTTGAACTCATAtactatttatttgattcaGTTCTTATCCCATTG is part of the Botrytis cinerea B05.10 chromosome 1, complete sequence genome and harbors:
- the Bcest2 gene encoding Bcest2, whose product is MARKRKRSHAATGTDTDNRTGLTDLNKRQKASGDTHRKDPPVKQALLAKYYPNVLCLRDYLLSKLPVSSKVRRKKLLSVGHKTPTNIEDQGEDDHDEKDEDHLLGDFLDSTLIGVSSNHDFSQENRLKEWVSFSQKGDISVSTIANSSGNDVYSQSEIVDFVIWLLFSKSKSSNGRLQHLLCQGYRKDISSHSVNRDEDFRTSIPGVNSMYPNSHVTAMKAWPWPHVLALLGKAGERVMCDLILDCGVFVQIENAHGSYYQLSGQPLSELTPIAIAKIHGVLSETDNPSRKSQQFVVLHNPAEINFVRNRMLYAKAALNAKGEVQFGFRHIHVLNRFPCQVNNGSGTMFSRRRPEENITQILMYIFPMQFGLHNVFTSEVDNRETVQPFKDYTLREEEIDSKYPDAKAIKIPKRLRGKARDLVKKFQILHSRCSYNSLLEYYCPNRKNQDGSVEDMKEKCSSNSTSFESQSSGKSRASNTCSSSAPSIPARKSTLMDHASSGADVSAFCHAVLRNIVPHEFWGTGDVQVHNEGIFQKNMDNFIRLRRFEALSLHEVTQGFKIAEIEWLEAPNTSNQKLSLTDFNKRREIFLELIYYLFDSVLIPLVRSNFHVTESNIHRQRLFFFRHDVWKSVAEPALASLKSKMFEEVKLGEAQQILGSRVLGFSQMRLIPKETGVRPIMNLRRRAMRKGDKRLLGASINSVLAPVHNVLTHEKASNIARLGSTLFSVGDLYQKVKSFKASLNSSTKPLYFAKVDVQAAFDTIPQAAVIKLMTTVPSESEYRFARHVEIRPTEAYATDFNAPNKPIRRWKSHAKSLHHLDNFDEDLENDIAIGKKNTVFVESVVNQIRDTDSLLQILTQHISQNMVKIGKKFYRQKEGIPQGSVLSSLLCNYFYADLEAKHLSFLKSGESLLLRLIDDFLLITLNPAHTKRFLKIMHDGIPEYGVGVNPDKTLTNFEVMINGKKIKRVVGERMFPYCGNLVDMKTLNIARDRDRRKDLVIQDSLTVEYSRIPGKTFHRKVLNSLTLQTHPMYLDTSHNSLSTVRKNIYTSYVESATKMMAYIKCLPVAKKPKRALVIKTVEDLVRLGWCLSRRGKKRSKNVDGKGGDLDKDEEEEEEEEKSGKKDQYAGYKCEISKREMRRWGLGAFLEVMKKRQSGYTGVVEWLERELAKL